From a region of the Castanea sativa cultivar Marrone di Chiusa Pesio chromosome 10, ASM4071231v1 genome:
- the LOC142611858 gene encoding F-box protein AFR yields the protein MTILRSSSKLEPKDSEEADKNSEPLIPGLPDHIVELCLLRVPYPEQPLVRSVSSSWKRLITDPTFLVSKNALSLSLPYVFVSAFHKSTARIQWQALDPRSGRWFVLPPMPKCPPGFVCVSLPRQGKLFVLGGVGSDTECSTQSTIMYRSSTNQWSVLSPMLTPRSCFAAGSVNGKIITVGGGGTSSTGPITAVESYDPEGDTWTPVANMGTCLKRYDSAVVGDKMYVTEGWTWPVRFSPRGGVYDPDCDTWRDTSQAMREGWTGLSVVLGDRLFVISEYADCPLKVYDPDCDTWRYVGGQKFPRGEMNKPLAVNGVEGKIYVVSFGLKVAIGKVCEVGNGDFKVEWEMVDGPEAFHDFSALNCQVLYG from the coding sequence ATGACAATTCTGAGGTCTTCATCGAAGCTAGAACCCAAAGATTCCGAAGAAGCTGACAAGAATTCTGAGCCGTTGATTCCAGGATTACCAGACCACATCGTCGAGCTCTGTCTTCTTCGTGTTCCATACCCAGAACAACCTTTGGTACGTTCAGTTTCTTCCTCATGGAAAAGGCTCATCACCGACCCAACTTTTCTTGTCTCCAAAaacgctctctcactctctttgcCTTACGTATTCGTTTCTGCATTTCACAAATCAACGGCCAGGATTCAGTGGCAAGCTCTTGACCCCAGATCCGGCCGTTGGTTTGTCttgcctccgatgccaaagtgcCCTCCGGGCTTTGTGTGTGTCTCACTGCCACGTCAGGGGAAGCTCTTTGTTTTGGGCGGGGTGGGATCAGATACGGAGTGTTCCACACAGAGCACGATCATGTACCGTTCATCAACCAATCAATGGTCGGTTTTGTCCCCCATGCTGACCCCACGATCGTGCTTCGCAGCTGGGAGTGTTAATGGGAAGATCATAACCGTTGGTGGAGGTGGGACCAGCTCAACCGGCCCAATCACAGCCGTTGAGTCTTACGACCCTGAAGGTGACACGTGGACTCCGGTTGCTAACATGGGCACGTGTTTGAAAAGGTACGATTCTGCTGTGGTCGGCGACAAGATGTATGTTACGGAAGGGTGGACATGGCCGGTTAGATTTTCGCCGAGAGGTGGGGTGTACGACCCTGATTGTGACACGTGGCGAGACACAAGTCAAGCGATGAGGGAGGGGTGGACAGGACTGAGTGTTGTTTTGGGTGACAGGCTGTTTGTGATATCAGAGTATGCGGATTGTCCATTGAAGGTGTACGATCCTGATTGTGACACGTGGCGGTACGTGGGTGGGCAAAAGTTCCCACGTGGGGAAATGAATAAGCCCTTGGCTGTGAATGGTGTGGAGGGGAAAATTTACGTGGTTTCATTCGGATTAAAGGTCGCTATAGGGAAAGTATGTGAAgttggaaatggagatttcaaGGTAGAGTGGGAAATGGTGGATGGTCCTGAGGCTTTTCATGACTTCTCTGCTTTGAATTGCCAGGTGCTTTATGGATGA